In Myxococcales bacterium, a single window of DNA contains:
- a CDS encoding nitronate monooxygenase, with product MSSALHTEICDRLGIRYPIIQTGMGWVATPELVAAVSNAGAIGFLAAATIPPAEVEAAILDVKKLTDKPFGVNFLMDAPGADVITEAIIRQGVKAAGYNRAPNADLIGTLKDAGVVCVPTCGAVKHVQKAEQLGADIVVVQGGEGGGHTGPVPTSILLPAAAAAVDIPVVGAGGFKDGRGLVAALAFGAAGIAMGTRFVLTQESPVPKTSTDRFLAAEVADVVVTRQIDGLPQRVVMNELVRRLEEASPLVRLLLALRNGLAFRKTSGASVSELVSSALKMRRNQRLTNAQTIMAANAPMLAKKGMAEGDPINGYLPGGSIAGVIDDIPTCEELIQRIMSEAETTISALAN from the coding sequence TTGTCTTCTGCACTCCACACCGAAATTTGTGACCGACTGGGTATCCGCTACCCGATCATTCAGACAGGCATGGGATGGGTCGCGACCCCCGAGCTCGTGGCGGCGGTGAGCAATGCTGGCGCGATCGGTTTTTTGGCGGCGGCGACCATACCTCCAGCTGAAGTCGAGGCCGCGATCCTGGACGTAAAGAAGCTGACCGACAAACCGTTCGGCGTAAATTTTTTGATGGACGCGCCGGGCGCCGATGTCATTACTGAGGCGATCATCCGCCAGGGAGTCAAGGCGGCGGGATACAACCGGGCCCCCAATGCGGACTTGATCGGAACTCTCAAAGACGCGGGCGTCGTATGTGTCCCGACCTGCGGTGCCGTGAAACACGTGCAGAAGGCCGAGCAGTTGGGTGCGGACATCGTGGTCGTTCAGGGCGGGGAAGGCGGTGGGCATACGGGACCCGTTCCAACTTCGATTTTGTTGCCCGCTGCTGCCGCTGCCGTCGATATCCCTGTCGTCGGTGCAGGGGGCTTCAAGGACGGCAGGGGGTTGGTGGCTGCGCTCGCATTCGGAGCCGCCGGAATCGCGATGGGAACCCGCTTCGTCCTGACCCAGGAGAGTCCGGTACCCAAGACGAGCACCGATCGTTTCCTGGCCGCCGAGGTCGCGGATGTGGTCGTCACGAGACAGATCGACGGTCTGCCCCAACGCGTCGTGATGAATGAATTGGTAAGGCGCCTCGAAGAAGCGTCGCCATTGGTGCGCTTGCTCCTGGCGCTGCGCAACGGGCTCGCCTTCCGCAAAACGTCCGGTGCATCCGTTTCCGAACTGGTAAGCAGCGCGCTCAAAATGCGCCGCAACCAACGGCTGACCAACGCCCAGACGATCATGGCCGCCAACGCGCCAATGCTCGCGAAGAAGGGCATGGCGGAGGGCGATCCGATCAACGGCTACCTGCCCGGCGGCAGCATCGCGGGGGTCATTGACGACATTCCAACCTGTGAAGAATTGATCCAACGAATCATGAGCGAAGCCGAGACCACGATCTCGGCGCTCGCGAACTAG
- a CDS encoding enoyl-CoA hydratase family protein — translation MAIDIEVNDGIGEVVINNPPVNALGSQDWFEFAAGIKALGENPDVNCVVIRAEGKGFQAGVDIKELAQDSSKILEVNRGCYDTFGNIYDCPIPVISAVHGYCIGGGIGIAGASDIVIASECATFSLPEIDRGALGAATHLMRLFGMQKTRRMLYTGEAIDVQEAYRLGGVESIVPKEKLRDEAMKLARCIADKSPKALRLAKLSLNGIELLDPKESYKFEQGLTLELYKSSDSQEARDAFLEKREANFTDKS, via the coding sequence ATGGCAATCGACATCGAAGTAAATGACGGCATTGGCGAAGTGGTGATCAACAATCCGCCGGTGAACGCGCTGGGGAGCCAGGACTGGTTCGAATTTGCAGCGGGGATCAAGGCCCTGGGCGAAAACCCGGACGTCAATTGCGTCGTGATTCGCGCCGAGGGCAAGGGCTTTCAGGCGGGAGTCGACATCAAGGAACTCGCGCAAGACAGCAGCAAGATTCTCGAGGTGAACCGCGGCTGCTACGACACCTTCGGCAATATCTACGATTGTCCCATCCCGGTAATCTCGGCGGTTCACGGCTACTGCATCGGCGGCGGCATCGGAATCGCCGGTGCTTCGGATATCGTGATCGCGTCGGAGTGCGCCACGTTTTCTCTTCCCGAAATCGATCGCGGGGCGCTGGGCGCGGCGACCCACTTGATGCGGCTGTTCGGCATGCAGAAGACCCGCCGCATGCTCTACACCGGTGAGGCGATCGATGTCCAGGAGGCGTATCGCCTCGGCGGTGTCGAATCGATCGTGCCCAAAGAAAAGCTGCGCGATGAAGCGATGAAGCTCGCGCGCTGCATTGCGGATAAATCCCCCAAGGCGCTGCGCCTGGCCAAGTTGTCGCTGAACGGGATCGAATTGCTGGATCCCAAGGAGAGCTACAAATTTGAACAGGGGCTCACCTTGGAATTGTATAAGTCGTCGGATTCCCAGGAAGCGCGCGACGCGTTCTTGGAAAAACGAGAGGCCAACTTCACCGACAAATCGTAG